In Nitrobacteraceae bacterium AZCC 1564, the following proteins share a genomic window:
- a CDS encoding hypothetical protein (product_source=Hypo-rule applied; pfam=PF09361; superfamily=111384), producing the protein MTIPSSHESSSYKSAVSLPFFDFARVSEMNENMLSETAKINAKLSATMQNLGKEWTEFVGARLHEDQQLLDTLRHCKTLPEIQHAYAEFWQNAFAQYGEEARRMMKISQGVVEETARAVQEQADASVDMNRAA; encoded by the coding sequence ATGACAATCCCTTCAAGCCATGAGAGTTCGTCTTATAAATCAGCGGTCTCCCTGCCTTTCTTCGATTTCGCGCGCGTGAGCGAAATGAACGAAAACATGCTGTCGGAGACAGCGAAGATAAATGCGAAGCTGAGCGCAACGATGCAGAATCTCGGTAAGGAGTGGACCGAATTCGTCGGGGCGCGGTTACACGAAGACCAACAGCTTCTCGACACGCTGCGTCATTGCAAAACCTTACCGGAGATCCAGCACGCCTATGCCGAGTTTTGGCAGAATGCGTTTGCGCAATACGGCGAGGAAGCGCGGCGCATGATGAAGATTTCGCAGGGCGTCGTGGAAGAAACGGCTCGCGCCGTGCAAGAACAGGCGGATGCATCTGTGGACATGAATCGAGCGGCCTGA
- a CDS encoding mono/diheme cytochrome c family protein (product_source=COG2010; cath_funfam=1.10.760.10; cleavage_site_network=SignalP-noTM; cog=COG2010; ko=KO:K00386; superfamily=46626; transmembrane_helix_parts=Outside_1_4,TMhelix_5_22,Inside_23_105) produces the protein MKASILTATIGVMALTAGGLFAQAKPVKYELPPEAAALKPGPNQDVVLNNCTACHSADYIQTQPRGPKFKKDFWQAEVTKMIKVYGAPIDDADAAKIVDYLTATY, from the coding sequence ATGAAAGCATCAATCCTCACAGCCACCATCGGCGTGATGGCTCTGACCGCTGGCGGTCTTTTTGCTCAAGCCAAGCCGGTGAAATATGAACTTCCGCCGGAGGCCGCCGCGCTGAAGCCCGGGCCTAATCAGGATGTCGTGCTGAACAACTGCACGGCGTGCCATTCTGCCGACTACATCCAGACCCAGCCACGCGGCCCGAAGTTCAAAAAGGATTTCTGGCAAGCGGAAGTAACAAAGATGATCAAGGTCTACGGCGCCCCGATTGATGACGCCGACGCGGCCAAGATCGTCGACTATCTGACCGCAACATACTGA
- a CDS encoding peptidoglycan/LPS O-acetylase OafA/YrhL (product_source=COG1835; cath_funfam=1.20.210.10; cog=COG1835; superfamily=81442; transmembrane_helix_parts=Inside_1_6,TMhelix_7_26,Outside_27_35,TMhelix_36_58,Inside_59_70,TMhelix_71_88,Outside_89_97,TMhelix_98_117,Inside_118_127), whose protein sequence is MKASSMSFLIAVLAGLIGMAWGIAMAISHDHAAMPAHAHLNLLGWVSLFLFGIYYRLHPLLDKTVMARAQVGAWVVGTIILTVGVAMIHTGRPSGEPLAGIGSIIVLADMLLFGWLVLRQEREAPAV, encoded by the coding sequence ATGAAAGCATCATCGATGAGTTTTTTGATTGCTGTTTTGGCCGGGCTTATTGGCATGGCTTGGGGCATCGCTATGGCGATCTCGCATGATCATGCAGCGATGCCGGCCCATGCTCATCTCAATCTGCTGGGCTGGGTCTCATTGTTTTTGTTTGGGATCTATTATCGCCTGCACCCGCTGCTGGATAAAACCGTGATGGCACGCGCGCAGGTTGGTGCGTGGGTTGTTGGGACCATTATTCTCACCGTCGGTGTGGCTATGATTCATACCGGTCGTCCATCCGGTGAGCCACTTGCCGGTATCGGTTCGATTATCGTACTGGCCGATATGCTGCTGTTCGGTTGGCTGGTGTTGCGGCAGGAGCGTGAGGCGCCGGCTGTTTAG
- a CDS encoding sulfite dehydrogenase (product_source=KO:K05301; cath_funfam=2.60.40.650,3.90.420.10; cog=COG2041; ko=KO:K05301; pfam=PF00174,PF03404; superfamily=56524), whose protein sequence is MIDRRRLITGSAATIAALGSETIFNSVKALAETVTLPFENGERPLVKYPQKRMMISLTSRPPQLETPFSVFNDGVITPNDAFFVRYHLADIPLNIDPDTFTLEIKGKVDKPLKLSLAEIKKMPSIELVAVNQCSGNSRGFFNPRVAGGQLANGAMGNARWKGVPLKSVLDKAGVQSGARQVVFAGMDGPVSDKTPDYAKALDIDHARDGEVMLAYGMNDDYLPVLNGFPLRLVVPGYYGTYWVKHLNEITVIDSVFDNFWMKTAYRIPDNECNCVEPGTAPKATIPINRFTVRSFITNVTDGAKVKAGKTTRLKGIAFDGGRGIKEVVVSTDGGKTWMPTKLGKDLGKYSFREWKAAIKLPAGAHELKVRATNNAGQTQPLEPLWNPAGYLRNVVETVRVTAA, encoded by the coding sequence ATCTTTAATTCCGTTAAAGCCCTTGCCGAAACCGTCACTTTGCCGTTCGAGAACGGCGAGCGGCCGCTGGTCAAATATCCGCAAAAGCGGATGATGATCAGCCTAACATCGCGTCCGCCTCAGCTTGAGACGCCGTTCTCGGTCTTCAATGATGGGGTCATCACGCCGAACGATGCCTTCTTCGTTCGTTATCACCTTGCGGATATCCCGCTGAACATTGATCCCGACACATTCACCCTTGAGATCAAGGGCAAGGTCGACAAGCCGCTGAAGCTGTCACTGGCCGAGATCAAGAAGATGCCCTCCATTGAATTGGTGGCGGTCAATCAATGTTCGGGCAACAGCCGCGGCTTCTTCAATCCACGCGTTGCAGGCGGACAGCTCGCCAACGGCGCCATGGGCAATGCCCGCTGGAAGGGCGTCCCCCTCAAGTCCGTTCTGGACAAGGCCGGCGTACAAAGCGGCGCAAGGCAGGTGGTGTTCGCCGGGATGGATGGGCCTGTCAGCGACAAGACGCCAGACTATGCAAAGGCTCTCGATATCGATCACGCCCGCGACGGTGAGGTAATGCTGGCCTATGGGATGAACGACGATTACCTCCCGGTTCTCAACGGTTTCCCATTGCGCCTTGTGGTGCCCGGCTACTACGGCACCTACTGGGTGAAGCATCTCAATGAAATCACGGTGATCGACAGCGTCTTCGATAATTTCTGGATGAAGACCGCCTACCGAATTCCGGACAACGAGTGCAATTGCGTCGAGCCGGGCACAGCACCGAAGGCGACCATTCCGATCAATCGTTTTACCGTCCGCTCTTTCATCACGAACGTCACCGATGGTGCCAAGGTGAAAGCCGGCAAGACAACGCGCCTCAAGGGCATCGCCTTCGATGGCGGTAGAGGCATCAAGGAAGTGGTCGTCTCCACCGATGGCGGGAAGACCTGGATGCCTACGAAACTTGGCAAGGATCTCGGCAAGTATTCGTTCCGGGAGTGGAAGGCCGCCATCAAGCTTCCGGCGGGCGCGCACGAACTGAAAGTCCGCGCCACGAACAATGCCGGGCAGACCCAGCCATTGGAGCCGTTGTGGAATCCGGCGGGCTACCTGCGCAATGTCGTCGAAACCGTACGCGTTACCGCAGCTTGA